In Cottoperca gobio chromosome 1, fCotGob3.1, whole genome shotgun sequence, a genomic segment contains:
- the LOC115004992 gene encoding bifunctional apoptosis regulator-like translates to MLHQMEWDLFDNGLGGSMEDPPDISESSQSKPSSTNISEHEFSCHCCYDILVNPTTLTCGHNFCRHCLALWWESSHKNECPECREKWEGFPKINILLRDATDKLFTEVVQRRREEIQANPKTSRSLLAFQRYGDNLGRSRTNQHKGAGFFFSGVLTALTCVAVIVLVYHWSSGVVEQQDMLISKSVSHWTTEEVVSWLELLGPWAQLYREPFQQENVNGRLLLMLGDEELLKPPYSIENQAHRRAILAELDRVKVLGVKPPHNLWEYKVTNAGKSLFLLYALKRSPRLTLFYLYLFDYAETFLPFLHTCCPAITHIGQSMESSFLNAQLEPSWRQWGEFLVKYLLLPYQLIAEFAWDWLAVHYWTSRFIIVNAMLLSVLEGCALWRLWSRARIRSLPRKMWNHLWKMLSQGFAFALLWPFVPQFVCNCLFYWALYFSPIINIDLVVQQLMHPETQAL, encoded by the exons ATGTTGCACCAAATGGAGTGGGATTTATTTGATAACGGTCTGGGAGGATCAATGGAGGACCCCCCTGATATATCTGAATCTTCTCAGTCGAAGCCCTCCTCCACCAACATCTCAGAACATGAATTCTCGTGCCACTGTTGCTACGACATCTTAGTAAACCCCACCACCTTGACCTGCGGCCATAACTTTTGCCGTCACTGTCTTGCTCTATGGTGGGAGTCCTCTCACAAGAATGAGTGCCCAGAGTGCCGGGAGAAGTGGGAAGGCTTTCCTAAAATCAACATACTGCTGAG GGATGCAACGGACAAGCTGTTCACTGAGGTCGTTCAGCGCAGGAGAGAAGAGATCCAGGCTAACCCCAAAACCTCCCGGAGCCTGCTGGCCTTCCAGAG ATATGGTGACAACTTGGGTAGATCCAGGACAAACCAGCACAAAGGAGCGGGCTTCTTCTTTTCTGGAGTCCTGACAGCACTCACGTGTGTGGCT GTGATTGTGCTGGTGTATCACTGGAGCAGTGGTGTGGTGGAGCAGCAAGACATGTTGATCAGTAAATCCGTGTCTCATTGGACGACGGAGGAAGTCGTGTCCTGGCTGGAGCTTCTGGGGCCCTGGGCCCAGCTGTACAGAGAGCCCTTTCAGCAGGAGAATGTCAATGGAAG gCTACTGTTGATGCTCGGAGACGAAGAGTTGTTAAAACCTCCTTACAGCATCGAAAATCAGGCTCACCGACGGGCTATTCTGGCTGAGCTGGACAGAGTTAAAGTCCTGGGGGTCAAACCTCCGCATAACCTCTGGGAATACAAG GTTACTAACGCAGGGAAGTCGCTGTTCTTGCTGTACGCACTGAAGCGCTCCCCTCGTCTCACACTcttctatttgtatttattcgACTACGCGGAAACCTTCCTGCCCTTCCTGCACACCTGCTGTCCGGCCATCACACACATCGGCCAGTCAATGGAGAGCAGCTTCCTCAACGCACAG tTGGAGCCCAGTTGGCGACAGTGGGGAGAGTTTCTTGTAAAGTACCTCCTGCTTCCATACCAGCTGATAGCTGAGTTTGCTTGGGACTGGCTGGCCGTCCACTACTGGACGTCTCGCTTCATTATTGTTAACGCCATGCTGCTGTCTGTGCTGGAGGGCTGCGCCCTGTGGAGACTCTGGTCAAGAGCCAGGATCAG GTCTCTGCCGCGCAAGATGTGGAACCACTTGTGGAAGATGTTATCTCAGGGGTTTGCCTTCGCCCTCCTGTGGCCTTTTGTCCCTCAGTTTGTGTGCAACTGCCTCTTCTACTGGGCTCTCTACTTCAGCCCCATCATTAATATAGACCTGGTGGTGCAGCAGCTAATGCATCCAGAAACACAGGCACTGTAA